From the Pseudomonas putida genome, one window contains:
- a CDS encoding nucleobase:cation symporter-2 family protein → MTTSPSTSPAQRPEDENLGMGANLAYGLQHVLTMYGGIVAVPLILGQAAGLNGAEIGMLIAASLFAGGLATLLQTLGIPFFGCQLPLVQGVSFAGVATMGAILSSEGGGGLPGVLGAVMAASVIGFLITPVFSRITKFFPPLVTGIVITTIGLTLMPVAARWVMGGNSASPEFGSVANIGLAALTFAIVLVLSKLGSATISRLSILLAMVVGTLIAWALGMTDFSKVSQGPMFALPTPFHFGMPEFHIAAILSMCIVIMVTLVETSADILAVGEIIDTKVDSKRLGNGLRADMASSILAPIFGSFTQSAFAQNVGLVAVTGVKSRYVVATGGVILVVLGLLPVMGRVIAAVPTPVLGGAGIVLFGTVAASGIRTLSKVNYKNNVNLIIVAASLGFGMIPIAAPTFYHNFPNWFETIFHSGISSAAIMAILLNLLFNHFKTGNSENQSVFAAAYERTIQYSDISCLRDGDYFKDGKLFDADDKEVPVMELDEHGNQAPRRSAVAEH, encoded by the coding sequence ATGACTACGTCCCCTAGCACGTCTCCCGCCCAGCGCCCCGAGGACGAAAACCTCGGGATGGGTGCCAACCTGGCCTATGGTCTGCAGCATGTGCTGACCATGTATGGCGGGATCGTCGCGGTACCCCTGATCCTGGGTCAGGCAGCCGGCCTCAACGGTGCCGAGATCGGCATGTTGATTGCCGCTTCGCTGTTTGCCGGTGGCCTGGCAACCTTGCTGCAGACGCTGGGCATCCCGTTCTTCGGTTGCCAGTTGCCGCTGGTGCAGGGCGTATCGTTCGCCGGCGTGGCGACCATGGGCGCCATCCTCAGCAGCGAGGGCGGTGGCGGCCTGCCGGGCGTGCTCGGCGCGGTTATGGCAGCGTCGGTGATCGGTTTCCTGATCACCCCGGTGTTCTCGCGGATCACCAAGTTCTTCCCGCCGCTGGTGACCGGCATCGTCATCACCACCATCGGCCTGACCCTGATGCCTGTCGCCGCGCGCTGGGTGATGGGCGGCAACAGCGCTTCGCCGGAGTTCGGCAGCGTGGCCAACATCGGCCTGGCTGCACTGACCTTCGCCATCGTCCTGGTGCTGAGTAAACTCGGTAGCGCAACCATTTCGCGGTTGTCGATCCTGCTGGCCATGGTGGTCGGCACGCTGATCGCCTGGGCACTGGGCATGACCGACTTCAGCAAAGTCAGCCAAGGCCCGATGTTTGCCCTCCCCACCCCGTTCCACTTCGGCATGCCGGAATTCCACATCGCCGCGATCCTGTCGATGTGCATCGTGATCATGGTGACCCTGGTGGAAACCTCGGCCGACATCCTCGCCGTGGGTGAGATCATCGACACCAAGGTAGACTCCAAGCGCCTGGGCAACGGCCTGCGCGCCGACATGGCATCGAGCATCCTGGCGCCGATCTTCGGCTCCTTCACCCAGAGCGCTTTCGCCCAGAACGTCGGACTGGTGGCCGTGACCGGGGTCAAGAGCCGTTATGTGGTGGCCACCGGCGGTGTGATCCTGGTGGTGCTCGGCCTGCTGCCGGTGATGGGCCGGGTGATTGCCGCCGTGCCGACCCCAGTGCTGGGTGGCGCGGGCATCGTGCTGTTCGGCACCGTGGCCGCCAGCGGTATTCGCACCCTGTCGAAGGTCAACTACAAGAACAACGTCAACCTGATCATCGTCGCTGCCTCGCTGGGCTTCGGCATGATCCCGATCGCCGCGCCGACCTTCTACCACAACTTCCCGAACTGGTTCGAGACCATCTTCCACTCGGGGATCAGCTCGGCGGCAATCATGGCCATCCTGCTGAACCTGCTGTTCAACCACTTCAAGACGGGCAACTCGGAGAACCAGTCGGTATTCGCCGCGGCGTACGAACGTACCATCCAATACTCGGACATCTCGTGCCTGCGTGATGGTGACTACTTCAAGGATGGCAAGCTGTTCGATGCCGATGACAAGGAAGTGCCAGTGATGGAACTGGACGAGCACGGCAACCAGGCGCCCAGGCGCAGTGCGGTTGCCGAACATTGA
- a CDS encoding PilZ domain-containing protein — translation MSDHDERRRFQRIDFDAPTELRQGDRRWPVKLLDVSLKGMLVKCPEPWDADLTQDFDAVIHLNPEVRVQMQVELRHEEPTRLGFICLYIDVVSMSHLHRLVELNLADSTEMMRELRELIEE, via the coding sequence ATGAGCGATCACGACGAACGCCGCCGCTTCCAGCGCATCGATTTCGATGCCCCTACCGAGCTGCGCCAGGGCGACCGCCGCTGGCCGGTAAAACTGTTGGATGTGTCGCTCAAGGGCATGCTGGTCAAGTGCCCCGAACCCTGGGACGCCGACCTGACCCAGGACTTCGATGCAGTCATCCACCTGAACCCTGAGGTGCGGGTGCAAATGCAGGTGGAACTGCGCCATGAGGAACCCACCCGCCTAGGCTTCATCTGCCTATACATCGACGTCGTCTCAATGAGCCATTTGCACCGTCTTGTGGAATTGAACCTGGCAGATAGCACCGAAATGATGCGCGAGCTGCGCGAACTCATCGAAGAATAG
- a CDS encoding carbon starvation CstA family protein, translated as MNNNNSLLRHIPWLALAVIGACALGVVALRRGEAINALWIVVAAVAIYLVAYRYYSLFIATKVMQLDPRRATPAVLNNDGLDYVPTNKHILFGHHFAAIAGAGPLVGPVLAAQMGYLPGTLWLIAGVVLAGAVQDFMVLFLSTRRNGRSLGDMVREEMGRIPGTIALFGCFLIMIIILAVLALIVVKALAESPWGMFTVMATIPIAMFMGVYMRYIRPGRIGEISVVGVVLLLASIWLGGQIAADPVWGPAFTFTGVQITWMLVGYGFVAAVLPVWLVLAPRDYLSTFLKIGTIIALAIGILVTMPELKMPALTQFTDGTGPVWKGTLFPFLFITIACGAVSGFHALISSGTTPKLLDNEANARYIGYGGMLMESFVAIMAMVAASVIEPGVYFAMNSPAAVVGADVASVAQTVSSWGFMITPEQLEAVARDIGEHTVLARAGGAPTLAVGIAQILHQVLPGENTMAFWYHFAILFEALFILTAVDAGTRAGRFMLQDLLGSFVPALKRTESWTANLIGTAGCVALWGYLLYQGVIDPLGGINTLWPLFGISNQMLAGIALMLGTVVLIKMKRERYIWVTLLPAAWLLICTTAAGLIKLFDPNPAVGFLALAKKYSTALDAGQVLAPAKDINQMQHVIFNAYTNAGLTILFLLVVFSVLFFALKVGYAALGRKERTDKETPFQALPDA; from the coding sequence ATGAACAACAATAATAGCCTGCTACGCCACATTCCGTGGCTGGCGCTGGCAGTCATAGGGGCCTGCGCGCTGGGTGTGGTTGCCCTGCGTCGCGGCGAGGCGATCAATGCCTTGTGGATCGTGGTCGCTGCGGTGGCCATCTACCTGGTCGCCTACCGTTACTACAGCCTGTTCATCGCCACCAAGGTGATGCAACTCGACCCTCGCCGAGCCACCCCTGCGGTGCTCAACAACGACGGTCTGGACTACGTTCCGACCAACAAACACATCCTCTTCGGTCACCACTTCGCCGCCATCGCTGGCGCCGGCCCCCTGGTCGGCCCGGTACTCGCCGCGCAAATGGGCTACCTGCCCGGCACGCTGTGGCTGATTGCCGGCGTGGTGCTGGCCGGTGCGGTGCAGGACTTCATGGTCCTGTTCCTCTCCACCCGCCGCAACGGCCGCTCGCTGGGCGACATGGTGCGCGAGGAGATGGGCCGCATCCCGGGGACCATCGCCCTGTTCGGCTGCTTCCTGATCATGATCATCATCCTCGCGGTGCTGGCACTGATCGTGGTCAAGGCCCTGGCGGAGAGCCCATGGGGCATGTTCACGGTGATGGCGACCATCCCGATCGCGATGTTCATGGGCGTGTACATGCGCTACATCCGCCCGGGCCGCATCGGCGAGATCTCGGTGGTCGGCGTGGTACTGCTGCTGGCGTCGATCTGGCTGGGGGGCCAGATTGCAGCCGATCCGGTCTGGGGCCCGGCGTTCACCTTCACGGGCGTACAGATCACCTGGATGCTGGTCGGCTACGGCTTCGTCGCTGCCGTGTTGCCGGTCTGGCTGGTACTGGCGCCGCGTGACTACCTGTCGACCTTCCTCAAGATCGGGACCATCATCGCCCTGGCCATCGGCATCCTGGTGACCATGCCCGAGCTGAAAATGCCGGCGCTGACCCAGTTCACCGACGGCACCGGCCCGGTGTGGAAGGGCACCCTGTTCCCGTTCCTGTTCATCACCATCGCCTGCGGCGCGGTGTCCGGCTTCCATGCACTGATCTCTTCGGGGACCACGCCGAAGCTGCTGGACAACGAAGCCAACGCCCGTTACATCGGCTACGGCGGCATGCTGATGGAGTCGTTCGTCGCCATCATGGCCATGGTTGCCGCCTCGGTGATCGAACCGGGCGTGTACTTCGCCATGAACAGCCCGGCCGCCGTGGTTGGCGCCGACGTGGCTTCGGTGGCGCAAACGGTCAGCAGCTGGGGCTTCATGATCACCCCTGAGCAGCTCGAAGCGGTGGCCCGCGACATCGGCGAACACACCGTACTCGCTCGTGCCGGTGGTGCACCGACCCTGGCCGTGGGTATCGCGCAGATCCTGCACCAGGTGCTGCCGGGTGAAAACACCATGGCCTTCTGGTACCACTTCGCGATCCTGTTCGAAGCACTGTTCATCCTCACCGCAGTGGACGCCGGTACCCGTGCCGGTCGCTTCATGCTGCAAGACCTGCTGGGCAGCTTCGTGCCAGCCCTCAAGCGCACCGAGTCGTGGACCGCCAACCTGATCGGCACCGCTGGTTGCGTGGCGCTGTGGGGCTACCTGCTGTACCAGGGCGTGATCGACCCACTGGGCGGTATCAACACCCTGTGGCCGCTGTTCGGTATCTCCAACCAGATGCTGGCCGGTATCGCCTTGATGCTCGGCACCGTGGTGTTGATCAAGATGAAGCGCGAGCGCTACATATGGGTCACCCTGCTGCCGGCTGCCTGGCTGCTGATCTGCACCACTGCGGCGGGCCTGATCAAGCTGTTCGACCCGAACCCGGCCGTCGGCTTCCTGGCCCTGGCCAAGAAGTACAGCACCGCGCTGGATGCCGGTCAGGTCCTGGCCCCGGCCAAGGATATCAACCAGATGCAGCACGTGATCTTCAACGCTTACACCAACGCCGGCCTGACCATTCTGTTCCTGCTGGTGGTGTTCAGTGTGCTGTTCTTCGCCCTCAAGGTCGGCTACGCCGCCCTTGGCCGCAAAGAACGCACCGACAAGGAAACCCCGTTCCAGGCCCTGCCTGACGCTTGA
- a CDS encoding YbdD/YjiX family protein produces the protein MFNDLGRLGKYLGQAARLMVGMPDYDNYVEHMRNKHPDQPVMTYEAFFRERQEARYGGKSGPKCC, from the coding sequence ATGTTCAACGACCTGGGTCGACTGGGTAAGTACCTGGGGCAGGCAGCCCGCCTGATGGTCGGCATGCCCGACTACGACAACTACGTCGAGCACATGCGCAACAAGCACCCGGACCAGCCGGTGATGACGTACGAGGCGTTCTTCCGCGAACGTCAGGAAGCACGTTATGGTGGCAAGTCCGGGCCCAAGTGCTGTTGA
- the yjiA gene encoding GTPase, with product MQTPIPVTVLTGFLGAGKTTLLKHMLKAEHGLKIAVIENEFSEAGIDSQLLGDEPVQVMTLANGCVCCSIHGDLTRALYLLLERLDAGEIAFDRLVIECTGLADPAPVAQTFFIDEELRDRYILDGIITLVDAAHAEVHLTQTIAQAQVGFADRLLLSKTDLVEPAAVEALRERLARINGRAAIRVVEHGRIDLAELLDVRGFNLNPDLGANLKPSLRPVLKPATPDRISTLVLRTDTALDIDRLSDFMNELLEEHGKQLLRYKGVLNIAGEERRLVFQGVLKLYGFDWDAEWAAGEQRESVMVFIADELPEAKIRAGFEALAAG from the coding sequence GTGCAGACGCCCATTCCCGTAACGGTCCTCACCGGTTTTCTCGGTGCCGGCAAGACCACGTTGCTCAAGCACATGCTCAAGGCCGAACACGGCCTGAAGATCGCCGTGATCGAGAATGAGTTCAGCGAGGCCGGCATCGACAGCCAGCTGCTCGGCGACGAGCCGGTTCAGGTCATGACCCTGGCCAACGGCTGCGTGTGCTGCAGCATCCATGGCGACCTGACCCGCGCCCTGTACCTGTTGCTCGAGCGCCTGGACGCTGGCGAGATCGCCTTCGACCGCCTGGTGATCGAATGCACCGGCCTGGCCGACCCGGCACCCGTGGCGCAGACCTTTTTCATTGATGAAGAACTGCGCGATCGCTACATCCTCGACGGCATCATCACCCTGGTCGATGCTGCCCACGCCGAGGTGCACCTGACCCAGACCATCGCCCAGGCCCAGGTCGGTTTTGCCGATCGCCTGCTGCTGAGCAAGACCGACCTGGTCGAACCGGCTGCGGTGGAGGCCCTGCGCGAGCGCCTGGCGCGGATCAATGGCCGCGCAGCCATCCGTGTGGTCGAACATGGCCGCATCGACCTCGCCGAGCTGCTCGATGTGCGCGGCTTCAACCTGAACCCGGACCTGGGCGCCAACCTCAAGCCAAGCCTGCGCCCGGTGCTCAAGCCGGCAACGCCGGACCGGATTTCCACCTTGGTGCTGCGCACCGATACCGCTTTGGACATCGACCGCCTCAGTGACTTCATGAACGAATTGCTGGAAGAGCACGGCAAGCAGTTGCTGCGCTACAAAGGCGTGCTGAACATTGCTGGCGAGGAGCGTCGCCTGGTGTTCCAGGGCGTGCTCAAACTCTACGGCTTCGACTGGGACGCCGAATGGGCGGCAGGCGAGCAGCGCGAAAGCGTGATGGTGTTCATCGCCGATGAACTGCCCGAAGCTAAGATTCGGGCTGGGTTCGAGGCGCTGGCTGCGGGCTGA
- a CDS encoding methylenetetrahydrofolate reductase C-terminal domain-containing protein → MSLLKAALREKHFVCVMEFVPKPSAERFAAMEAIMARGQLCGWPMTVAIGDRVGSPLDMSPLDALGSFSTPLPALPHFSGKDRERHHLLAQLQRMDAAGLDQLLLLTGDRLPGHQPGERPVRYLESVAALLIARQACPHWLLGAALNPFKYHEEEGGAQYFKAEKKLAAGADFLTLQLGFDASKHQEAIHWMQRQASPKPMLACLMSLTHGRATMLEHVAGVTVSPSMRDLLEAESKVSKAFAQARSVDRLALQIIGVKLMGYAGVHLSGIHELKQLLALEARLEHWQAQIHSLEHWAPAWADSWQMPGLPIVAFHPPQGNWHQGESTVSASGKEKLRYHLLHGAHSLLFSRTNWLSKAFGWTVRQPLWATKRGARVLHGLERAVKRPLIGCDTCGRCRLEDTLYTCPETCPKGLANGPCGGTALNRCEFGDRECIHSVKYRTAKAVRQTAVLTERLIPCIEVETRHRSSWPQWFEAQPPRQLSPQPAPRTQPES, encoded by the coding sequence ATGAGCCTGCTGAAAGCCGCGCTGCGCGAAAAACACTTCGTCTGCGTCATGGAATTCGTCCCCAAACCCTCGGCGGAACGCTTCGCCGCGATGGAGGCGATCATGGCCCGCGGGCAGTTGTGCGGCTGGCCCATGACCGTCGCCATCGGCGACCGCGTGGGCAGCCCGTTGGACATGTCGCCACTGGACGCCCTCGGCTCTTTCAGCACCCCACTCCCCGCCTTGCCGCACTTCTCCGGCAAGGACCGCGAGCGCCATCATCTCTTGGCTCAGCTGCAGCGCATGGACGCCGCCGGCCTCGATCAGTTGCTGCTGCTCACCGGCGATCGCCTGCCCGGCCACCAGCCCGGCGAACGCCCGGTGCGCTACCTGGAGTCGGTCGCGGCCTTGCTGATTGCGCGCCAGGCCTGCCCGCACTGGTTGCTCGGCGCGGCACTGAACCCGTTCAAGTACCACGAGGAAGAAGGCGGCGCACAGTACTTCAAGGCCGAGAAGAAACTCGCCGCCGGCGCCGACTTCCTTACCCTGCAACTGGGCTTCGATGCCAGCAAGCACCAGGAAGCCATCCACTGGATGCAGCGCCAGGCCTCGCCCAAACCGATGCTGGCCTGCCTGATGAGCCTGACCCACGGCCGCGCGACGATGCTCGAGCATGTGGCGGGGGTAACCGTCTCGCCTTCGATGCGCGACCTGCTTGAAGCCGAGAGCAAGGTGTCCAAGGCTTTCGCCCAGGCGCGCAGCGTCGACCGCCTGGCCTTGCAGATCATCGGTGTGAAGCTGATGGGATATGCAGGCGTGCACCTGTCGGGGATTCACGAACTCAAACAGCTGCTGGCACTGGAAGCGCGCCTGGAACACTGGCAGGCGCAGATCCACTCATTGGAGCACTGGGCGCCCGCCTGGGCCGACAGCTGGCAGATGCCAGGCCTGCCCATCGTCGCGTTCCATCCGCCACAGGGCAACTGGCACCAGGGTGAATCGACCGTCAGCGCCTCAGGCAAGGAGAAACTCCGTTATCACCTGCTGCACGGCGCCCATTCTCTGCTGTTCAGCCGCACCAACTGGCTCAGCAAGGCGTTCGGCTGGACCGTGCGCCAGCCACTGTGGGCAACCAAGCGTGGGGCGCGGGTGTTGCACGGGCTGGAACGGGCGGTCAAACGCCCGTTGATTGGCTGCGACACCTGCGGCCGCTGCCGCCTGGAAGACACCCTCTACACCTGCCCGGAAACTTGCCCCAAAGGCTTGGCCAACGGCCCTTGCGGTGGCACGGCGCTGAACCGCTGCGAGTTTGGCGACCGTGAGTGCATCCACAGCGTCAAGTACCGCACCGCCAAGGCCGTGCGGCAAACCGCCGTGCTCACTGAGCGACTGATCCCGTGCATCGAGGTCGAGACACGCCACCGCAGCTCCTGGCCGCAGTGGTTCGAGGCTCAGCCGCCGCGCCAGCTCAGCCCGCAGCCAGCGCCTCGAACCCAGCCCGAATCTTAG
- a CDS encoding 5-methyltetrahydropteroyltriglutamate--homocysteine methyltransferase, which translates to MALAHNLGFPRFGSDRELRARHWQVQKDAGIELLPVGDFAWCDQPFAQCWEQLFDEVTEAKALGHVAKPVVLGPLTYLWQASKGNADLDELEHLLPLYDLGLNRLAALGAEWVQIDEPILAQELPQDWKNAFERVYNILQRAPLKKLIATYLGGLDGNLGLAVSLPVDGLHVDLVQAPEQYQTILDRLPAYKVLSLGLVDGRDASPCDLENTLNLLRDAHDRLGDRLWVATACPLLHSPVEQAVHKCQEAALLARAINEAAARELRATA; encoded by the coding sequence ATGGCACTGGCACACAACCTGGGCTTTCCACGCTTTGGCAGTGATCGCGAGCTGCGTGCCCGCCATTGGCAAGTGCAGAAAGACGCCGGCATCGAGCTGCTGCCAGTTGGCGATTTTGCCTGGTGCGACCAGCCGTTTGCCCAATGCTGGGAGCAACTGTTCGACGAAGTGACCGAAGCCAAGGCGTTGGGCCATGTGGCCAAACCGGTGGTGCTCGGCCCTTTGACCTACCTGTGGCAGGCCAGCAAAGGCAACGCCGACCTCGACGAGCTGGAACACCTGCTGCCGCTGTATGACCTGGGCCTGAACCGCCTGGCTGCCCTGGGGGCCGAATGGGTGCAGATCGATGAGCCGATCCTGGCCCAGGAGCTGCCGCAGGATTGGAAAAACGCTTTCGAACGTGTCTACAACATCCTTCAGCGTGCACCGCTGAAGAAGCTGATCGCCACCTACCTCGGTGGCCTGGATGGCAACCTCGGCCTGGCCGTCAGCCTGCCGGTCGATGGCTTGCACGTCGACTTGGTGCAGGCACCCGAGCAGTACCAGACCATCCTCGACCGGCTACCCGCCTACAAGGTGTTGTCGCTCGGCCTGGTCGACGGCCGCGACGCCTCGCCATGCGACCTGGAAAATACCCTGAACCTGCTGCGCGATGCCCACGACCGACTGGGCGATCGGCTGTGGGTGGCCACAGCCTGCCCGTTACTGCACAGCCCGGTGGAGCAGGCGGTGCACAAGTGCCAGGAAGCCGCGCTGCTGGCCAGGGCCATCAACGAAGCGGCTGCCCGCGAGTTGCGCGCTACGGCCTGA
- a CDS encoding acetyl-CoA C-acetyltransferase: protein MNDVVIVAATRTAIGSFQGALANVPAVDLGAAVIKQLLEQTRLDPAQVDEVILGQVLTAGAGQNPARQAAIKAGLPYSVPALTLNKVCGSGLKALHLAAQAIRCGDAEVVIAGGQENMSLAPYVMPSARTGQRMGHGQLIDSMITDGLWDAFNDYHMGITAENLVDKYGFSREQQDAFAAESQRKAVAAIEAGRFKDEITPIVMPQKKGEPKVFDRDEQPRPDTTAESLAKLRPAFKKDGSVTAGNASSLNDGAAAVLLMSASKAQALGLPVLAKIAGYASAGVDPAIMGIGPVSATQRCLDKAGWQLADLDLIEANEAFAAQALAVGKALEWDASKVNVNGGAIALGHPIGASGCRVLVTLLHEMIKRDAKKGLATLCIGGGQGVALAIER from the coding sequence ATGAACGACGTGGTCATCGTCGCCGCAACCCGTACCGCCATCGGCAGCTTCCAGGGTGCCCTGGCCAATGTGCCGGCCGTCGACCTCGGTGCAGCGGTCATCAAGCAGCTGCTGGAGCAGACCCGCCTGGACCCGGCCCAGGTCGATGAAGTGATCCTCGGCCAGGTGCTCACCGCCGGTGCCGGGCAGAACCCGGCGCGCCAGGCCGCGATCAAGGCCGGCCTGCCCTACAGCGTGCCGGCACTGACCCTGAACAAGGTCTGCGGTTCGGGCCTGAAGGCCCTGCACCTGGCAGCGCAGGCGATCCGTTGCGGTGACGCCGAGGTAGTGATCGCCGGTGGTCAGGAGAACATGAGCCTGGCCCCATACGTGATGCCATCGGCACGCACCGGCCAGCGCATGGGCCATGGCCAGCTGATCGACAGCATGATCACTGACGGCCTGTGGGATGCCTTCAACGACTACCACATGGGCATCACCGCCGAGAACCTGGTGGACAAATACGGCTTCAGCCGTGAACAGCAGGACGCCTTTGCCGCCGAGTCGCAGCGCAAGGCCGTGGCGGCGATCGAAGCGGGCCGCTTCAAGGACGAGATCACCCCGATCGTGATGCCGCAGAAAAAAGGCGAACCGAAAGTCTTCGACCGTGATGAACAACCCCGCCCGGACACCACCGCCGAGTCGCTGGCCAAGCTGCGCCCGGCCTTCAAGAAGGACGGCAGCGTCACCGCTGGCAATGCCTCCAGCCTCAACGACGGCGCCGCTGCGGTGCTGCTGATGAGTGCCAGTAAGGCCCAGGCCCTGGGGTTGCCGGTGCTGGCGAAGATTGCCGGTTATGCCAGTGCCGGCGTGGACCCGGCGATCATGGGCATCGGCCCGGTGTCGGCGACCCAGCGTTGCCTGGACAAGGCGGGCTGGCAGCTGGCTGACCTTGACCTGATCGAAGCCAACGAGGCCTTTGCCGCGCAGGCACTGGCGGTGGGCAAGGCGCTGGAGTGGGATGCCAGCAAGGTCAACGTCAATGGCGGCGCGATTGCCCTGGGGCATCCGATCGGTGCTTCCGGGTGCCGCGTGCTGGTGACCTTGCTGCACGAAATGATCAAGCGTGATGCCAAGAAGGGGCTGGCCACCTTGTGCATTGGTGGTGGCCAAGGTGTCGCGCTGGCCATCGAGCGTTGA
- a CDS encoding PepSY domain-containing protein: MRIVFTLALLLASGSTFAATQCTTADKSTWQDPEKFQAQLKEQGYKISKFKVTKGNCYEIYGFNKDGKKVEIYHDPVTGKAVKSEVEGY; encoded by the coding sequence ATGCGTATTGTTTTCACTCTCGCTCTGTTGCTTGCCAGTGGCTCCACGTTCGCCGCCACCCAATGCACCACGGCCGACAAGAGCACCTGGCAAGACCCGGAAAAGTTCCAGGCCCAGCTCAAGGAGCAGGGTTACAAGATCAGCAAGTTCAAGGTCACCAAAGGCAACTGCTACGAGATCTACGGCTTCAACAAGGACGGCAAGAAAGTCGAGATCTACCATGACCCGGTCACTGGCAAGGCGGTCAAGAGCGAAGTCGAGGGCTACTGA
- a CDS encoding cytochrome b/b6 domain-containing protein: MPAATLRLWDPLLRLCHLSFATVFFANYFFNEEGDGWHRWLGYYAVGCVLLRLVWGFVGPQSARWADCWPTRARLVAHARALLQGKPFHRLGHSPIGALVMVLMLTCLAALGLTGFLMEEVDALWGADWPLDIHSFIADALLALVCVHLLAAVVESVRLRENLPLSMLTGRRRRP; the protein is encoded by the coding sequence ATGCCCGCCGCCACGTTGCGGCTCTGGGACCCTCTGCTACGGCTGTGCCACCTGTCGTTCGCCACGGTGTTCTTCGCCAACTACTTCTTCAACGAAGAGGGTGATGGCTGGCACCGCTGGCTGGGTTACTACGCCGTTGGCTGCGTATTGCTGCGCCTGGTGTGGGGCTTCGTCGGGCCGCAGAGTGCGCGCTGGGCCGACTGCTGGCCGACCCGGGCGCGGCTGGTTGCCCACGCGCGCGCCTTGTTGCAAGGCAAGCCATTCCATCGCCTTGGCCATTCACCGATTGGCGCACTGGTGATGGTGCTGATGCTGACCTGCCTCGCGGCCTTGGGCCTGACCGGCTTCCTGATGGAGGAGGTCGATGCGCTTTGGGGCGCGGACTGGCCGTTGGATATCCACAGCTTCATCGCCGATGCCCTGCTGGCGCTGGTCTGCGTGCACCTGTTGGCAGCGGTGGTCGAGAGCGTACGCCTGCGGGAGAACCTGCCGCTGTCGATGCTCACCGGGCGCCGTCGGCGCCCATGA
- a CDS encoding agmatine deiminase family protein gives MPSRRTFLQLSLAAGLGAGLGLPLGLARAEEPGRWFMPDEGEPQQRAFIAFGAQKAIWEDFTADVQAALGRIAQAIARYQPLTVFCRPGERELAERHCASHNTRFVECNLDDIWMRDIGANFVVDDDGALAAVDFNFNGWGNKQRHQNDAQLAKRVATLAGARYQRSELVGEGGAIEVDGHGTGIMTESSWINANRNPDWSKADVEAELKARLGLSKVIWLPGIAGEDITDGHVDFYARFVRPGVVIANLDNDPDSYDHAVTRKHLEILKKATDAEGRRLQVHVVSPPMRGRRNRFSQGNDDFAAGYINYFVINGAIIAPQFGDAQADEKARALLAVLYPGRDIVQLDIDAIAAGGGGIHCVTHQCPAV, from the coding sequence ATGCCCAGCCGTAGAACCTTCCTGCAACTGTCACTGGCCGCAGGCCTCGGTGCCGGCCTCGGCCTGCCGCTGGGCCTGGCCCGCGCCGAGGAGCCCGGGCGCTGGTTCATGCCCGACGAGGGCGAGCCGCAACAGCGCGCGTTCATCGCCTTCGGTGCCCAGAAGGCCATCTGGGAAGACTTCACCGCTGACGTGCAAGCCGCCTTGGGCCGCATCGCCCAGGCCATCGCCCGCTACCAGCCTTTGACCGTGTTCTGTCGCCCCGGCGAACGCGAACTGGCCGAGCGGCACTGCGCCAGCCACAACACCCGCTTTGTCGAATGCAACCTGGACGACATCTGGATGCGCGACATCGGCGCCAACTTCGTCGTCGACGATGATGGCGCCCTCGCTGCGGTGGATTTCAACTTCAACGGCTGGGGCAACAAGCAACGCCACCAGAACGACGCGCAGCTGGCCAAGCGTGTGGCCACCCTGGCCGGCGCCCGTTACCAGCGCAGCGAACTGGTGGGCGAAGGCGGCGCCATCGAAGTGGACGGCCACGGCACCGGCATCATGACCGAGAGCAGCTGGATCAATGCCAACCGCAACCCGGACTGGAGCAAGGCCGACGTCGAGGCCGAGCTAAAGGCACGCCTGGGTTTGAGCAAGGTCATCTGGCTGCCGGGCATCGCCGGCGAAGACATCACCGACGGGCACGTGGACTTCTATGCCCGCTTCGTCCGCCCGGGGGTGGTGATCGCCAACCTGGACAACGACCCGGACTCCTATGATCACGCGGTGACCCGCAAGCACCTGGAGATACTCAAGAAGGCCACTGATGCCGAGGGCAGGCGTTTGCAGGTGCATGTGGTGTCGCCGCCCATGCGTGGGCGGCGTAACAGGTTCAGCCAAGGCAATGACGACTTTGCGGCGGGGTACATCAACTACTTCGTGATCAACGGCGCGATCATCGCACCGCAGTTCGGTGACGCGCAGGCCGATGAAAAAGCCCGGGCGCTACTGGCCGTGTTGTACCCAGGGCGGGATATCGTGCAGCTGGATATCGATGCGATTGCGGCCGGTGGCGGGGGGATTCATTGCGTCACCCACCAGTGCCCGGCTGTCTAG